One Temnothorax longispinosus isolate EJ_2023e unplaced genomic scaffold, Tlon_JGU_v1 HiC_scaffold_30, whole genome shotgun sequence genomic region harbors:
- the LOC139824222 gene encoding uncharacterized protein: MYLDVNNLYGWAMCEPLPHTEFQWVDDAESLDVMSVTLDSAIGYILEVDLAYPRELHDAHADLPFCPMRDKPPEKRCDKLLATLCDKLRYVLHYRNLQQCVKHGLRVTKIHHALRFAQSPWLRGYIELNTELRTRASNDFEREMYKLMNNAVFGKTMENVQDHVDVRLVTCWDERYGAEAIIAKPNFHSRSVFAEDLMAVELRRLEVRLNKPIYVGMSILEISKTRVYDFHYDYMVPLYRERCKIMYTDTNSLIYFLECDDVYKNMKRDIARFDTSGYPENNAYCMPRVNMKDENDGAVMTEFVGLRAKMYALKVEGKSDTKKIKGVKRNVVAKTITFNDYMHCLNDAIQQSRRQSCIRLTLHKVYTVSELKLAFSPYDDKRYVVFGSYDTLPWGHYKILS, encoded by the coding sequence ATGTACCTCGACGTGAACAATCTGTACGGCTGGGCGATGTGTGAACCGTTGCCGCACACGGAGTTTCAATGGGTCGACGACGCAGAGAGTCTCGACGTAATGTCTGTGACATTGGACTCCGCTATCGGTTACATCTTGGAGGTCGATCTTGCGTACCCGCGTGAACTCCACGACGCTCACGCTGACCTTCCGTTCTGCCCTATGCGCGATAAACCTCCCGAAAAACGGTGCGATAAACTTCTCGCCACTCTGTGCGATAAGTTGCGCTACGTGCTGCACTACCGTAATCTACAGCAATGCGTAAAACACGGATTGCGCGTCACGAAGATTCATCACGCGCTGCGATTCGCGCAATCTCCATGGCTTCGCGGATACATTGAGCTCAATACGGAATTAAGAACTCGCGCTAGCAACGAtttcgagagagagatgtaCAAATTAATGAACAACGCGGTATTCGGCAAGACCATGGAAAACGTGCAAGATCATGTCGACGTGCGTCTCGTGACGTGTTGGGATGAGAGATACGGCGCGGAAGCGATAATCGCGAAACCGAATTTTCACAGTCGAAGCGTCTTCGCGGAGGATCTGATGGCTGTCGAATTGCGCAGGCTCGAGGTGAGGTTGAACAAACCCATCTACGTCGGTATGAGCATTCTCGAGATATCCAAGACGCGCGTCTATGATTTTCATTACGACTACATGGTGCCCTTGTATCGCGAAAGATGTAAGATAATGTACACTGACACCAACAGtctcatatattttctcgAGTGCGACGACGTGTACAAGAATATGAAACGCGACATTGCGAGATTCGACACGAGCGGCTACCCCGAGAACAACGCGTACTGCATGCCGCGTGTCAACATGAAGGACGAGAACGACGGCGCTGTCATGACGGAATTCGTTGGACTGAGGGCGAAGATGTATGCCTTAAAGGTCGAGGGAAAGAGCGAcacgaagaaaataaaggGCGTTAAGAGAAACGTGGTTGCGAAAACGATAACGTTCAACGATTACATGCATTGCCTGAACGACGCGATACAGCAGTCTAGGCGTCAGTCGTGTATTCGTTTGACGTTACACAAGGTGTACACCGTGTCCGAGTTGAAGCTCGCTTTCAGTCCGTACGATGACAAGAGATACGTCGTTTTCGGCTCGTACGACACTCTACCGTGGGGGCATTACAAGATATTGTCGTGA
- the LOC139824223 gene encoding uncharacterized protein, with protein sequence MAFLQAEVENEERIAMAVSGFGLKQEQSALKKKQKADSNNEIATASALLATKESKVLECIFCNEKHDSSQCERARKMSLEERQDIVKQKNACFNCLKTGHGRRFCRYNIKCAWCSKRHVLLMCREITAEGSTKKNPTEEPTKKQEESSLANLSLSTEIFLQTLRVKMRNQEKERVVRAVLDTGSHRSYVLDRTAKKLDCEEIGQYNIVHLLFGGVKTKPQQHKGYRIRLSSLDGSYACNFVALGQETICQDIPGIRRGPWVQELSHKGIRLTDVGQANEPISILIGSDIAGKLLTGKLQEIECGATAIETRLGWTVMGKNLQEKTSRVDPALLTVSMFTRDAKVSDLWRLDVLGITDPVQAKTKEAHLEQVKDYFRQTVTVNNSGRYEVFLPWKENHPPLSDNKEMAIKRLEINTRRLKSDNLFEDYCRVLEEWTAEGIIEQVPLPEVNDSGYYLPHRHVLKENSTTRLRPVFDASARGIDSPSLNQCLEVGPNLIELIPTMLLRFRERRIGVISDIKRAFLQISVSPKERNVLRFLWWSKEDPTKITVYRHCRVVFGVSSSPFLLGATIELLLERALQQATTDEQRAIIRKLQKSFYVDNCVTSVDSNEELQLFMEGATDAMSAGGFLLRGWEYSDPTLIRDSSSVLGLTWNRGQDTLSLTKAALEEPLPEKVTKRSILSAAQKIFDPIGLACPLLLRPKLLLQKLWSTDLDWDTEVNKEIEDIFREWHQQLKLLKELHIPRWIFGDELRECSTSLHVFVDASQDAYAAVLFARTETSKGVKVQLIEAKARVAPLGKSTINRLELLAATIGVRLMDSSSDVLEREQPEKFYWSDSSTVLSWIKRNKQWATFVWNRIQEIRQLTEPVQWHHVPGTMNPADVPSRGCSAKQLLESRWWEGPEWLKKSRDQWPSAEYTVDESEVDREIKKSAIKIKKSEASIQHELAMKNTCKTVEDYWYLKGSSKYTKILRVMAWILRFVTKCRRNCIRHLSEVLSVKEISQAELTLMRLSQEESFEGVEDPRISCLKAFKDKSGVIRLKTLISNREDQFGFRYPIVLEPRHPLVRKLIQHKHEELHHAGMQIVMSSLREQVWILSSRRAIRSSSPSV encoded by the coding sequence ATGGCCTTTTTACAAGCGGAAGTGGAAAACGAAGAAAGAATCGCAATGGCAGTTAGTGGATTTGGTTTAAAGCAAGAGCAGTCAGCATTAAAGAAGAAGCAAAAGGCTGATTCCAATAATGAAATTGCTACGGCTTCCGCACTCCTCGCGACAAAAGAAAGCAAAGTATTGGAATGCATCTTCTGCAATGAGAAACATGACAGTTCGCAATGTGAAAGGGCGAGAAAGATGTCTCTGGAAGAAAGACAAGAcattgttaaacaaaaaaacgCATGTTTCAATTGCTTGAAAACAGGACACGGCCGTAGATTCTGTAGATACAATATCAAGTGTGCCTGGTGCAGCAAGCGACACGTTCTACTCATGTGCCGAGAAATAACTGCTGAGGGATCGACGAAGAAAAATCCGACAGAAGAGCCGACCAAAAAACAAGAGGAAAGTAGTCTGGCGAATCTTTCGCTGAGTACAGAGATTTTTCTCCAAACTCTTCGTGTGAAAATGCGAAATCAAGAAAAGGAGCGTGTCGTACGAGCAGTATTGGATACAGGATCACATCGATCGTATGTTCTTGATCGAACAGCCAAGAAGTTGGATTGTGAGGAAATCGGACAATATAATATAGTTCATCTACTCTTTGGAGGTGTAAAAACTAAACCCCAGCAGCACAAAGGTTACCGTATTCGACTCAGCAGCTTGGACGGCTCGTATGCTTGTAATTTTGTGGCCTTGGGTCAGGAGACCATTTGTCAAGACATCCCCGGTATAAGAAGAGGTCCTTGGGTTCAAGAGTTATCTCACAAAGGAATACGACTGACAGATGTCGGTCAAGCAAACGAACCCATCTCTATTCTCATTGGATCGGACATTGCGGGCAAGCTTTTAACAGGCAAGCTACAAGAAATTGAATGTGGAGCAACAGCGATCGAAACTCGTCTTGGATGGACCGTCATGGGCAAGAATTTGCAAGAAAAGACCTCTCGTGTCGATCCAGCACTATTGACAGTCTCTATGTTCACCCGGGATGCAAAGGTTTCGGATCTGTGGAGGCTGGATGTATTGGGTATTACCGATCCAGTCCAAGCGAAAACTAAAGAGGCTCATCTAGAACAAGTAAAAGATTACTTCCGCCAAACGGTTACGGTGAATAATTCCGGACGATATGAAGTGTTCCTGCCATGGAAGGAGAATCATCCTCCTCTTTCGGATAACAAAGAAATGGCAATCAAGAGACTGGAAATAAATACTAGAAGATTGAAATCGGACAACCTCTTCGAAGACTACTGTCGAGTACTTGAAGAATGGACAGCTGAGGGAATCATCGAACAAGTGCCTCTTCCGGAAGTAAATGACAGCGGCTATTATCTACCTCACAGACACGTATTAAAAGAGAATAGTACGACGCGTCTGAGACCAGTCTTCGATGCTTCAGCACGAGGGATAGACTCGCCTTCACTGAATCAATGTCTGGAAGTTGGACCAAATCTCATTGAACTAATCCCGACAATGTTACTACGGTTCCGAGAAAGAAGGATTGGGGTCATCTCTGACATTAAAAGAGCTTTTCTTCAGATTAGTGTGTCGCCCAAGGAACGAAATGTGCTCCGGTTTCTATGGTGGAGTAAAGAAGATCCGACGAAAATAACGGTCTACCGACACTGTAGAGTCGTGTTCGGAGTGTCTAGCAGTCCCTTTTTGTTGGGTGCTACTATTGAACTGCTTCTGGAGCGAGCACTACAACAAGCGACTACAGATGAACAGCGTGCCATCATCAGGAAACTTCAGAAGTCGTTCTACGTGGACAACTGTGTGACGAGCGTCGACTCCAACGAAGAATTGCAGCTGTTCATGGAGGGAGCTACTGATGCAATGTCTGCCGGCGGTTTCCTTCTGAGAGGTTGGGAATACTCCGATCCGACGCTGATTCGGGACAGCTCGTCAGTACTCGGGCTTACGTGGAATAGAGGCCAGGACACCTTATCGCTGACAAAGGCTGCGTTGGAGGAACCTCTACCTGAAAAGGTAACGAAAAGAAGCATTTTGTCAGCCGCGCAAAAGATATTCGATCCGATCGGTCTAGCGTGTCCGCTACTGCTGCGCCCAAAATTACTATTGCAGAAACTCTGGTCCACGGATTTGGATTGGGATACAGAGGTGAATAAGGAGATCGAAGACATTTTCCGAGAGTGGCACCAACAACTAAAGCTCCTAAAAGAGTTACATATACCCCGATGGATTTTTGGAGATGAGCTGAGAGAGTGTTCGACGTCCTTACACGTTTTCGTCGATGCCAGCCAAGATGCCTATGCAGCAGTTCTCTTTGCTCGTACCGAGACCTCAAAAGGAGTCAAGGTGCAACTCATCGAGGCCAAGGCGAGGGTAGCTCCATTGGGAAAATCGACCATAAATAGACTGGAGCTTCTTGCAGCCACAATTGGTGTCAGACTAATGGATTCCTCCTCGGACGTTCTGGAAAGAGAGCAGCCGGAGAAATTTTATTGGAGTGACTCCTCTACGGTTTTGTCCTGGATTAAACGAAATAAGCAATGGGCCACTTTTGTATGGAACCGAATACAAGAAATTCGTCAACTTACAGAACCTGTGCAATGGCATCACGTACCCGGAACAATGAATCCTGCCGACGTACCTTCACGAGGATGTAGTGCGAAGCAGCTCCTCGAGTCCCGCTGGTGGGAGGGCCCGGAATGGTTAAAGAAGTCTCGAGATCAATGGCCCTCAGCGGAATATACCGTGGACGAGTCAGAAGTCgatagagaaattaaaaagtccGCGATCAAGATAAAGAAGTCCGAGGCATCTATCCAGCACGAACTCGCAATGAAGAATACTTGTAAGACAGTAGAAGATTATTGGTATCTTAAGGGATCTTCCAAATACACAAAGATTCTGCGCGTGATGGCCTGGATCCTTCGTTTTGTCACAAAATGCCGAAGAAACTGCATTCGTCATTTATCCGAGGTTTTGTCGGTAAAAGAAATCAGTCAAGCTGAATTAACACTGATGCGTTTATCTCAAGAAGAGTCTTTCGAAGGTGTCGAGGACCCAAGAATCAGTTGTCTGAAGGCGTTTAAGGATAAGTCTGGAGTTATTCGCTTGAAGACTCTGATCTCCAATAGAGAAGATCAGTTTGGTTTCCGTTACCCCATAGTCCTTGAACCACGGCATCCTCTGGTCAGAAAACTAATCCAACATAAACACGAAGAGCTTCATCACGCCGGCATGCAGATAGTGATGAGTAGCCTGAGAGAACAAGTATGGATATTATCTAGTCGACGAGCAATTCGGTCGTCCTCTCCAAGTGTATAA
- the LOC139824224 gene encoding uncharacterized protein, producing the protein MFSDNGTNFTGTGNLLRGINWKRITEYSAVKKIEWRFNPPSAAWWGGWWERLVRSVKEILRKVLGRACLTSDELYTTLCDCEAIVNSRPITYLSEDSGQLAPLTPSMFIQDVQESGLPDLDQIEESNLKARLRYRQKLRADLRCRFRSEYLGQLSRASYSSNDEIKIKIGDVVLIGNESQKRLDWPLGRVIEIILGRDGKVRVVRVKTANGELVRPVQRLYPLEISTPGEMEALSKSANETKESYEENSLPEDQPSPSKIEEVDESDKEDTSSEVQTKLEVRTRSGRRVNAPNRLDL; encoded by the coding sequence ATGTTTAGCGACAATGGCACTAACTTCACCGGGACAGGCAATCTGTTACGTGGAATTAATTGGAAAAGGATCACCGAATATAGCGCCGTAAAGAAAATAGAGTGGCGTTTTAATCCACCCTCCGCCGCATGGTGGGGCGGATGGTGGGAGAGACTAGTCCGCTCAGTCAAGGAGATACTGCGGAAGGTCTTGGGACGAGCCTGTCTTACGTCAGATGAGCTATATACAACGCTTTGTGACTGTGAGGCTATTGTAAACTCGCGCCCCATCACTTACCTGTCCGAGGATTCTGGTCAGCTGGCCCCATTAACTCCGTCGATGTTTATTCAAGATGTACAAGAAAGTGGATTGCCGGATCTAGATCAGATCGAAGAAAGCAACCTGAAGGCGAGACTACGCTATCGTCAGAAGCTTCGAGCAGACTTACGCTGTCGATTCCGGTCGGAGTATCTAGGGCAATTGTCAAGAGCGAGCTACTCTAGTAACGATGaaatcaagataaaaatagGAGATGTCGTTCTCATAGGAAACGAAAGTCAGAAGCGCCTAGATTGGCCTTTGGGACGGGTCATCGAAATCATTCTAGGCAGGGATGGCAAAGTACGAGTAGTGCGAGTTAAAACTGCAAATGGGGAACTCGTTCGTCCTGTTCAGCGATTATATCCTTTGGAGATTTCGACTCCGGGCGAAATGGAGGCGTTGAGTAAGTCGGCGAACGAAACTAAAGAATCATATGAGGAGAATTCTCTTCCGGAAGATCAACCTTCTCCTTCGAAGATTGAAGAAGTCGATGAATCCGATAAGGAAGATACGTCATCAGAAGTTCAAACGAAATTGGAAGTGCGTACCAGAAGTGGACGACGAGTAAACGCGCCAAACAGACTGGACTTATAA